In the Burkholderia multivorans ATCC BAA-247 genome, TGCGGATGCGCAGCAGAAGTTCGTACACGACTTCGTCGCGGCATGGAACAAGGTGATGAACCTCGATCGCTTCGATCTCGTCTAACAGCCCGCTGCCGGCAGCGATGCGGCAGCGAAGTCTTGCAACAGGGCGGCGAGCGCCGGGCGGCCGATGAGCGGCAGCCCGGCGCGTCGTCGCCGTTTCGTTGAAGGAGGGACCATCATGACGCAACGCACGCTCGACCTGCACGCGGCGTTTGCCGCGCCCGCACTGCGTGCGCCAGCCGCCGCGCGGCGCCTCGTCGGCGCGGCGATCGCCGGCAGCGGCGCGGCCGTGCTGATCGCGCACGCGCTCGGCGCGATCGCTCACGTGGCCGGCGCGTAAGCGCGCATTGGCGCGTGTCACGCTAAACTGGCAGACCGCGAGCGCATGCCGCGTGCACGCGACATGCGAATGGCTCGACGCATTTTCATCGGTTCAACATGTCGAAATGAGGAGTCCGACGATGGCAAAGAAAGGCAATGCAAATGCAACGCAAATCAACATCGGCATCAGCGACAAGGATCGCAGGAAGATCGCCGACGGCCTGTCGCGCTTGCTGGCCGATACGTTTTCGCTGTATCTGAAGACGCACAATTTCCACTGGAACGTGACGGGCCCGATGTTCAACACGCTGCATCTGATGTTCGAGGAGCAGTACAACGAACTGTGGCTCGCGGTCGATTCGATCGCGGAACGCATTCGCACGCTCGGCGTCGTCGCGCCGGGCACGTTCGGCGATTTCGCGCGACTGTCGTCGGTGCCGGAAGCCGAGGGCGTGCCGGCCGCCGAAGACATGATCCGCCAGCTCGTCGAAGGGCACGAGGCTGTCGTGCGCACCGCGCGCGAGATTTTCCCGGCGGCCGACGCGGCGAGCGACGAGCCGACTGCCGATCTGCTCACGCAGCGCTTGCAGACGCATGAAAAGACCGCGTGGATGCTGCGGTCGCTGCTCGCGTAAGGACGTTGCGCGGCGGGGCGCGCGCCCGGCCGCGGCGCGCGGCATGTCGTTGCGGCATGCGGCAGGGCCGCAAGGTAGGCGGCGGCGCTGCCGCCGCACGGTTCGCACGGCGACTCGCGCGGCACCGATGGTTCCCGGATCGTGCCGGCCGCCTTCGATCTTGGTCGGCGATCCGCCGATTTCTTCACACCGATCCATTCCCCTCGGCCGGGCCTCGCGCCGGCCGCACCCATGACGCAAACGGCCGTTGGGCTCTAAAATGCCGGGATCGTCTTTCCGGTGCTTCGCCATGCTTGCCCGCTTTCCCCTGTACCTGCGCCTTGTCCGGATGGACAAGCCGATCGGCAGCCTGCTGCTGCTGTGGCCGACCTTGAACGCGCTATGGATCGCGTCGGACGGCCATCCGCGCTGGCCGCTGATCGTGATCTTTGCGCTCGGCACGCTGCTGATGCGCTCGGCCGGCTGCGCGATGAACGACTACGCGGACCGCGATTTCGACCGGCACGTGAAGCGCACGGCTGACCGGCCGCTGACGTCGGGCAAGATCCGCGCGTGGGAAGCCGTCGCGATTGCCGTCGGCCTGTCCTTCGTGGCGTTCCTGCTGATCCTGCCGCTCAATACGCTGACGAAAGAGCTGTCGGTCGTCGCGCTGTTCGTCGCGGGTACCTATCCGTTCATGAAGCGCTTCTTCGCGATTCCGCAGGCGTATCTCGGGATCGCGTTCGGCTTCGGAATTCCGATGGCGTTCGCGGCCGTGCAGAACACGGTGCCGCCGCTCGCGTGGGTGATGCTGATCGCCAACGTGTTCTGGTCGGTCGCGTACGACACCGAATACGCGATGGTCGACCGCGACGACGACATCAAGATCGGCATTCGCACGTCGGCGCTGACGTTCGGCCGTTTCGACGTCGCGGCCGTCATGGCGTGCTATGCGGTCACGCTCGGAATCTACGTGTGGATCGGCATCACGCTCGGCTTCGGTGCGGCGTACTGGGTGGGCTGGGCCGCCGCCGCCGGCTGCGCGGTGTATCACTACACGCTGATCAAGGGCCGCGAACGGATGCCGTGCTTCGCGGCATTCCGCCACAACAACTGGCTCGGCGGCGTGCTGTTCGCCGGCATTGCCGCGCATTACCTGATGGCGGCGAGCTGAACGGCGGCCCGCGCGGCTTCGTGCCGCGCGCGGCGTGCTGAAGCAGAAAAAGAAAAAGCGGCCGAGGCCGCTTTTTTGTTGCTGCTACCGGATGATGGCGTGCGCGGTCTGCTGCGCAAGTCCATCCTCGTGCAGGACGAAGCGTCGAGCCGCTCAGGCGCGGCCGAGT is a window encoding:
- a CDS encoding Dps family protein: MAKKGNANATQINIGISDKDRRKIADGLSRLLADTFSLYLKTHNFHWNVTGPMFNTLHLMFEEQYNELWLAVDSIAERIRTLGVVAPGTFGDFARLSSVPEAEGVPAAEDMIRQLVEGHEAVVRTAREIFPAADAASDEPTADLLTQRLQTHEKTAWMLRSLLA
- the ubiA gene encoding 4-hydroxybenzoate octaprenyltransferase: MLARFPLYLRLVRMDKPIGSLLLLWPTLNALWIASDGHPRWPLIVIFALGTLLMRSAGCAMNDYADRDFDRHVKRTADRPLTSGKIRAWEAVAIAVGLSFVAFLLILPLNTLTKELSVVALFVAGTYPFMKRFFAIPQAYLGIAFGFGIPMAFAAVQNTVPPLAWVMLIANVFWSVAYDTEYAMVDRDDDIKIGIRTSALTFGRFDVAAVMACYAVTLGIYVWIGITLGFGAAYWVGWAAAAGCAVYHYTLIKGRERMPCFAAFRHNNWLGGVLFAGIAAHYLMAAS